In the genome of Dermacentor silvarum isolate Dsil-2018 chromosome 1, BIME_Dsil_1.4, whole genome shotgun sequence, one region contains:
- the LOC119442719 gene encoding protein regulator of cytokinesis 1-like, whose amino-acid sequence MANKATTSEICDVVGEQVRALVELWHDVGIDGEAMRSNVGRTKRHVVNLFTAMRDDLEEMKGRILRHISSYTSEVEHLASELAIPVTLPEGRTVAQQEDEMRALVERLREMRSSRKRELRRLRSEEADLCCKLEEPEYAFGNEGSLPSQEELNELRERLHALKHEKALRTYKFWALQREVVAQLHLVGAVPDTQFKRQIVDSPETFIMSLENLEKAAAYLQKLKELAKARHDEITALMEELTILWDRLDVPEEQQLGQPTGLTAEVINTLKVEMTRLKDLKRQNMQKFVQRTHDELLRWRQKCCIAQMLEEPYDPEDVSQEHLEKIEDELKILKDLHSENRTIFAKVDRREALWTKFLELEKKSNDCSRFNRKAKKECSRLQAVLRKLEQDIHSHIKNYRGSKQEDFNRWGDKFLGHIAAQNEAYSLQKEQEQLERLHSLFYVKQGPLMRGRLVGG is encoded by the exons CAAAGCCACAACGAGCGAGATCTGCGATGTCGTTGGGGAGCAAGTACGTGCGCTGGTGGAACTGTGGCATGACGTTGGAATTGACGGGGAGGCGATGCGAAGTAATGTTGGAAGAACTAAGAGGCACGTTGTCAACCTGTTCACGGCCATGCGAGACGATCTCGAGGAGATGAAGGGGAGAATACTGAGGCATATCAGCTCTTACACGAGTGAAGTAGAGCATCTGGCCTCTGAGCTCGCCATACCTGTCACCTTG CCCGAAGGCCGTACTGTGGCGCAGCAAGAAGATGAGATGCGAGCGCTGGTGGAGAGGCTGCGGGAAATGAGATCTTCCCGCAAGCGAGAGCTTCGCAGGTTGAGAAGCGAGGAGGCAGACCTGTGCTGCAAATTGGAAGAGCCTGAATATGCTTTTGGTAACGAGGGCTCTTTACCATCACAAGAGGAGCTGAATGAGCTGCGGGAACGTCTACACGCTCTCAAACATGAAAAG GCCCTGCGAACATACAAATTTTGGGCCCTTCAAAGGGAGGTAGTTGCTCAGCTACACTTGGTTGGAGCCGTGCCGGACACACAGTTCAAGCGACAAATTGTTGACAGCCCAGAGACTTTCATCATGTCCTTGGAGAACCTAGAAAAAGCTGCCGCCTATCTTCAGAAG TTGAAGGAGCTGGCGAAGGCTCGCCATGACGAGATTACTGCCCTTATGGAAGAGCTTACCATTTTGTGGGATCGGCTTGATGTTCCCGAAGAACAACAGCTCGGGCAACCCACTGGCCTCACTGCAGAAGTTATTAACACT CTGAAGGTGGAAATGACAAGGTTAAAGGACCTGAAAAGGCAGAACATGCAAAAGTTTGTGCAACGCACGCATGACGAACTTCTCAGATGGCGTCAGAAGTGCTGCATCGCACAGATGCTTGAAGAGCCATATGACCCAGAAG ATGTCTCGCAAGAGCATCTAGAAAAAATTGAAGATGAACTGAAGATTCTCAAAGATCTCCACTCTGAAAATAGAACCATCTTCGCAAAGGTTGATCGTCGGGAAGCTCTGTGGACCAAGTTCCTGGAGCTTGAAAAAAAATCAAATGActgctctcgcttcaacaggaagGCTAAAAAGGAATGCAGCAGACTGCAAGCAGTATTGCGCAAA CTGGAGCAGGATATCCACTCCCACATAAAAAACTATCGTGGCAGCAAGCAGGAAGACTTCAACAGGTGGGGAGACAAATTCTTAGGCCATATCGCTGCACAGAATGAAGCCTACAGCTTACAAAAGGAGCAAGAGCAGCTGGAAAGG CTTCACTCTCTCTTCTACGTCAAGCAAGGCCCACTCATGCGAGGACGGCTTGTTGGTGGGTGA